GCGGTCGTCGGATACCTCCCAGGACGTCGCGAGCCAGGGGTGGAGCCCGCCCCGGGCGTCGAGCGCCACCAGCGAGTCGAGGACGGGCCGGGCCCACAGCGCCGCGATGTCCTGGGGGCTCTTGTGCGGGTCGAGGTCGAGCGGCTCGCCGTCGACGCCGTACACGAGCGTGCCGCCCTCGACGGGGCGTCCGGCGTCGGCGGCGGCGTCGTCGCCGGAGCCGCCGCACCCGGTGAGGGCCAGCACGAGCACGAGCGCGCCGGCCGACAGGATGCCGGGGATCACCGGTCTGCGCGTCATGAACAGCGTCGGGGCCATGCCTCGCGCCTCCTTATTTCTCGAGTCTGTTGGTAGGAATAGTAGGTTTTGCTCAGCCGGACACGGCGGTGCGCCACAGCGCCGGCAGGTCGGACGGCCGCCGCAGCACCGCGTCCGGGTACTCGGCCAGCAGGACGGCCTCGTCGTCCACGCCCCACAGGGCCGCCACGGCGGTCACCCCGGCGCCCCGGGCGCTCGCCAGGTCGGTGACCGCGTCACCGACCATCAGCGTCCGCTTCGCCGGGACGTCGAGCAGTTCCAGCGCCCGCAGCACGATGTCGGGCGCGGGCTTGGGCCGGGCGATCTCGTCCGAGCCGATCACGTGCGCGAACCGGTCGATCAGGCCCAGCCGGTCCAGCAGGGACCGGGCGCGCGGCCCGCTCTTGCCGGTCGCCACCGCCAGCCGCACCCCCTCCCGGCCCAGGTCGGCCAGCAGTTCCGGCACGCCGTCGAAGACGGTCACCCGGTCTGCGAGCCGGTGGCTCTCCCGGACGAAGGGCTCCTCCATCTCCAGGGGAAGCCCCATGATCCGCATGATGTCCGGGAAATAGCGGCCGAGATGACGGCTGTACTCCTCGAACGGGGCGGGTCCGCCGTCCACGACCTCGGCGTAGGCGAGCGCGAACGCCTCGCGCATCACCCCGAAGCTGTCCACCAGCACCCCGTCGAGGTCGAAGACGACCGCCTCCGGCGTGAGTTCGGGTTCAGGCGACACCCCGCACCTCCGGGACCGGGACCGCCCGACGGGCGGAGTCGTAGAGCCGCTCGATGACCGCGATCGTCTGGCGGGCGCCGCCGATCGCCGCGCCCCGGCCCGCGGTGTCGGCGAGCAGCGCGGGCAGGTCGTCGAGCTGCCGGGCATACTCCACGCCGACCGGGTCCTCCGGCAGCGGCACCGGCTGCGTCACCCCGTGCCGCGTCCGCGTCAGCACCGACGCGGCCTGCCGGTTGGAGCTGAAGCCGAACGTGCACGTCAGCTCGGCCGTCCCGGACAGGCCCTCCACGGTGAAGCGGGTCACGTCGCGGGCCTCGTGGGAGGCCCAGCTCGCGCGCAGCGACACCGAGACGCCGTCCTCGGTCACCAGGAAGCCCCGCGCGGTGTCCTCCACGTCGCCGGTGCCCGGGCGGTCCGCGTCCGCGTCGCCGCGCCATCCCGCCCGCAGGTGGCCCGCGTTGACGAAGTCCGCCGAGACCGCGCCGGCGACCTGCTCGAACGCGGCCGTGCCCAACATCGGCCCGACCGTGTCGAGCAGGTGCCAGCCGAGGTCGACCAGCGCCCCGCCGCCCGACCGGCTCCGGTCGGTGAACCAGCCGCCCGCGCCGGGCACGCCGCGCGCCCGCACCCACGCCACGTCCACGTGCCGGATCGGGCCCAGCTCCGCGGCGAGCGCGTACAGGGCCCGGACGTCGGCGCGGTACGGGGCGGCGCTCCCCGCCAGCAGCACCGCGCCGCCGGCGCGTTCGGCGGTCGAGAGCCGATCGGCCTCGGCCACGGTCAGGCACACCGGCTTCTCCACGAAGACCGGCACGCCGCGTTCCAGCAGCCGCGCCGCGATGGGGGCGTGCAGATGGTTGGGCGCCGCGACCACGGCGAGGTCCACCTCGCCGCGCTCCAACTCGTCGAGGTCGGCCAGGACGCGCGGCACGCCCCTGCCGGCGACTGTGCCGCGCGCCGCCGGGTCGGGATCGACGGCGGCCACCACCCGGTACGCGGGGTGGCCGATCAGCCGGGGCAGCCAGATCGAGCGGCCCGCCCAGCCGCAGCCCACCAGCGCGGTCCGGACCTGCTCCCCGCCGCTCACACCGTCTCCAGGGCCGCGGCGACGATGTCCGGGATGCGCCGGACCTGGTCCTCGTCGGCCAACAGGGTGCGGTGATGCAACCAGACGCCCTCCGTGGTGAGCGCCTCACTATTGGGGCAACGCTGCGCCAGGGCCTCCACGGTGGTGTCCGGCGCGCCGGTCTCCCAGAAGCCGGCGGTCCGATAGACGGCGCGGAAGACCACGAACGCGGGCAGCCCGCGGCGCACCAGCTCGTCCACCAGGGCGTTGCGCCGTTCCTCGGTGATGCCCGGCACTCGGAACATCGCCATGTAGTGCGGGACGCGCGTGGCCCGGGGGTCGCGGCCCTGCGGCACCACGCCCGGGATCTCGGCGAGGAGCGCGCGCAGGATCGGCGCGCGCTCCTCCCGGAGGGAGACCTGCTCGTCCAGACGCCCGAGCTGGGCGCGCAGCACGCTCGCGGTGAACTCGTTCATCCGGAAGTTCGAGCCGGAGGTCTCGTGGAAGTACCCGCGGTCCGACGGCGGCCGGCCGCAACTGTGCCGCAGGAAGCCCT
The DNA window shown above is from Thermomonospora umbrina and carries:
- a CDS encoding HAD-IA family hydrolase, which translates into the protein MSPEPELTPEAVVFDLDGVLVDSFGVMREAFALAYAEVVDGGPAPFEEYSRHLGRYFPDIMRIMGLPLEMEEPFVRESHRLADRVTVFDGVPELLADLGREGVRLAVATGKSGPRARSLLDRLGLIDRFAHVIGSDEIARPKPAPDIVLRALELLDVPAKRTLMVGDAVTDLASARGAGVTAVAALWGVDDEAVLLAEYPDAVLRRPSDLPALWRTAVSG
- a CDS encoding Gfo/Idh/MocA family protein, giving the protein MSGGEQVRTALVGCGWAGRSIWLPRLIGHPAYRVVAAVDPDPAARGTVAGRGVPRVLADLDELERGEVDLAVVAAPNHLHAPIAARLLERGVPVFVEKPVCLTVAEADRLSTAERAGGAVLLAGSAAPYRADVRALYALAAELGPIRHVDVAWVRARGVPGAGGWFTDRSRSGGGALVDLGWHLLDTVGPMLGTAAFEQVAGAVSADFVNAGHLRAGWRGDADADRPGTGDVEDTARGFLVTEDGVSVSLRASWASHEARDVTRFTVEGLSGTAELTCTFGFSSNRQAASVLTRTRHGVTQPVPLPEDPVGVEYARQLDDLPALLADTAGRGAAIGGARQTIAVIERLYDSARRAVPVPEVRGVA